The following are from one region of the Euzebya sp. genome:
- a CDS encoding excinuclease ABC subunit UvrA, with product MAARSAIRVTGAREHNLADVTVAVPKQALTVVTGVSGSGKSSLVFDTIAAEAQRQLNETFTAFARNFLPSYGHPDVDLIEDLSAAIVVDQKRLVGGARSTVGTITDIAPVLRLLFSRAGEPHVGYAHAFSFNLPQGMCPTCEGIGEVRGVDLDAFVDRSRSLADGALRHPMFKPGGWMLDVYLQSGLFDPDKPLGEYGDDELDALLHRVEGKVSTAVNGAEMNLSYEGAVAKFRRLYLQRDTTDMSERTRAAAERFTTAVPCEDCGGSRLNAAARAARVCGYGIAELSSLEATRLAGALAGFDLPPAVTPVLEALRTRVEDLVEIGLGYITLDRPTATLSGGESQRIKMVRHLASSLTDMLYVFDEPSIGLHARDVTRLTALLGALRDKGNTVLVVEHDRDVILAADHVIDMGPGAGAAGGHVVFEGPPSRLPSAATPTGTHMDRHLAIKDAVRTPTGWLAVEGATLHNLCDVDVAFPTGVLTVVTGVAGSGKSSLVHGELLRRHPDALVVDQSPVSTNRRSNTATYPGILDPIRKAFATANGVSPSLFSANSEGACEECQGLGVIYTDLAFMDPMTATCELCRGRRFADDVLVHTLDGATIADVLEMTCAEALGFFAGRRSVARTLQALVDVGVDYLTLGQPLTTLSGGEAQRVKLAMELGGDGRTTVLDEPTTGLHMADVERLLGVLDRLVDAGGTVIVIEHDLDVIRRADWIIDLGPEGGSAGGRVVFTGTPAALLECQESHTADAVRRDARATAGVG from the coding sequence ATGGCCGCGCGCTCCGCCATCCGCGTGACCGGGGCCAGGGAGCACAACCTGGCCGACGTCACCGTCGCGGTCCCCAAGCAGGCGCTGACCGTCGTCACCGGCGTGTCCGGGTCGGGCAAGTCGTCCCTGGTCTTCGACACCATCGCGGCGGAGGCCCAACGCCAGCTGAACGAGACGTTCACCGCGTTCGCGCGGAACTTCCTCCCGAGCTACGGCCACCCCGACGTCGACCTGATCGAGGACCTGTCCGCGGCGATCGTCGTCGACCAGAAGCGCCTGGTCGGCGGGGCCCGCTCCACGGTCGGGACGATTACCGACATCGCGCCGGTGCTGCGCCTGCTCTTCAGCCGCGCGGGCGAGCCCCACGTCGGCTACGCGCACGCGTTCAGCTTCAACCTCCCCCAGGGCATGTGCCCGACCTGTGAGGGGATCGGCGAGGTCCGCGGCGTCGACCTCGACGCGTTCGTCGACCGGTCCCGGTCCCTCGCGGACGGCGCGCTGCGCCACCCGATGTTCAAGCCCGGCGGGTGGATGCTCGACGTGTACCTGCAGTCCGGGTTGTTCGATCCGGACAAGCCGCTGGGCGAGTACGGCGACGACGAGCTCGACGCCCTGCTGCACCGCGTCGAGGGCAAGGTGTCGACGGCGGTCAACGGCGCGGAGATGAACCTGTCCTACGAGGGCGCGGTGGCGAAGTTCCGCCGCCTCTACCTCCAGCGCGACACCACGGACATGTCCGAGCGCACCAGGGCCGCTGCGGAGCGGTTCACCACCGCCGTCCCCTGCGAGGACTGCGGCGGGTCACGGCTGAACGCCGCCGCCCGGGCCGCCCGCGTGTGCGGGTACGGCATCGCCGAGCTGTCGTCGCTGGAGGCCACGCGCCTCGCGGGGGCCCTGGCCGGCTTCGACCTGCCGCCGGCGGTCACCCCGGTCCTCGAGGCGCTCCGCACGCGGGTCGAGGACCTGGTCGAGATCGGCCTCGGCTACATCACCCTGGACCGGCCCACCGCGACCCTGTCGGGCGGGGAGTCGCAGCGGATCAAGATGGTCCGCCACCTCGCCAGCAGCCTCACGGACATGCTGTACGTGTTCGACGAGCCGAGCATCGGCTTGCACGCCCGCGACGTGACACGGCTGACGGCGCTGCTCGGTGCGCTGCGCGACAAGGGCAACACCGTGCTGGTCGTCGAGCACGACCGCGACGTGATCCTCGCCGCGGACCACGTGATCGACATGGGTCCGGGTGCCGGCGCTGCCGGCGGGCACGTGGTGTTCGAGGGGCCGCCGTCGCGCCTGCCGTCCGCGGCGACGCCGACCGGCACCCACATGGACCGCCACCTGGCCATCAAGGACGCCGTGCGGACCCCGACCGGCTGGCTGGCCGTCGAGGGGGCGACCCTCCACAACCTCTGCGACGTCGACGTGGCCTTCCCCACCGGGGTCCTGACCGTCGTGACCGGCGTGGCGGGGTCGGGCAAGAGCTCGCTGGTGCACGGCGAGCTCCTCCGCCGCCACCCCGACGCCCTGGTCGTGGACCAGTCGCCGGTCTCGACGAACCGGCGGTCCAACACCGCCACCTACCCCGGGATCCTGGACCCGATCCGCAAGGCGTTCGCGACGGCGAACGGGGTCAGCCCGTCGCTGTTCAGCGCGAACTCCGAGGGTGCGTGCGAGGAGTGCCAGGGCCTCGGCGTCATCTACACCGACCTCGCGTTCATGGATCCGATGACGGCGACCTGCGAGCTGTGCCGCGGCCGGCGGTTCGCCGACGACGTGCTGGTCCACACCCTGGACGGCGCGACGATCGCGGACGTGCTCGAGATGACGTGCGCCGAGGCGCTGGGCTTCTTCGCCGGCCGCCGGTCGGTCGCCCGCACGCTGCAGGCGCTGGTCGACGTCGGTGTGGACTACCTCACCCTCGGCCAGCCCCTGACGACGCTGTCGGGCGGCGAGGCGCAGCGGGTCAAGCTGGCGATGGAGCTGGGCGGGGACGGGCGGACCACCGTGCTCGACGAGCCGACGACCGGGTTGCACATGGCGGACGTCGAGCGCCTGCTCGGGGTGCTCGACCGGCTCGTCGACGCGGGCGGCACCGTCATCGTGATCGAGCACGACCTCGACGTGATCCGACGGGCCGACTGGATCATCGACCTCGGCCCCGAGGGAGGCAGCGCCGGCGGGCGGGTCGTGTTCACCGGGACCCCGGCGGCGCTGCTCGAGTGCCAGGAGTCCCACACCGCCGACGCGGTCCGGCGTGACGCGAGGGCGACGGCCGGGGTGGGCTGA
- a CDS encoding ABC transporter permease, translating to MTRVADDVWTVFWRESLPGLREPAGLLFAVFQPLVFLALFGPLLSGVAEVPGASAWQWFVPSVLVMLALFWTANIGYSLLTDMATGSHERLLVTPMSRHAIAVGRALKAVAELVVQGLLIVAVVVPFGFELHPVGALLGFVGLVLLGVAAGTLSDALAIASGGKHEIFYTVQSSLVFPLLFLSGMMLPLDTGPGWMQAVGRINPLTWVVDGMRAAFAGEVGGDVAVGLATAAGLAAIGVVLVTRGMAGAVDR from the coding sequence GTGACCCGGGTCGCAGACGACGTCTGGACGGTCTTCTGGCGCGAGTCCCTGCCGGGTCTGCGCGAGCCCGCCGGCCTGCTGTTCGCGGTCTTCCAGCCCCTCGTGTTCCTGGCGCTGTTCGGTCCCCTCCTCAGCGGCGTCGCCGAGGTGCCGGGCGCCAGCGCGTGGCAGTGGTTCGTCCCCTCGGTCCTGGTGATGCTGGCGCTGTTCTGGACCGCCAACATCGGCTACTCGCTGCTCACCGACATGGCCACCGGATCCCACGAGCGGTTGCTCGTCACGCCGATGAGCCGCCACGCGATCGCCGTCGGCCGAGCCCTCAAGGCCGTCGCCGAGCTGGTCGTCCAGGGCCTCCTGATCGTGGCGGTCGTCGTCCCCTTCGGCTTCGAGCTGCACCCGGTGGGCGCGCTGCTCGGGTTCGTCGGGCTGGTGCTGCTGGGCGTGGCCGCCGGCACGCTGTCCGACGCGCTCGCGATCGCCTCGGGGGGCAAGCACGAGATCTTCTACACGGTGCAGTCCAGCCTGGTCTTCCCGCTGCTGTTCCTGTCCGGGATGATGCTCCCCCTGGACACCGGACCGGGCTGGATGCAGGCCGTCGGCAGGATCAACCCGCTGACGTGGGTCGTCGACGGGATGCGCGCGGCGTTCGCGGGCGAGGTCGGCGGCGACGTCGCGGTCGGGCTGGCCACCGCCGCGGGCCTCGCCGCCATCGGCGTCGTCCTCGTCACCCGCGGCATGGCCGGGGCGGTGGATCGCTGA
- a CDS encoding ATP-binding cassette domain-containing protein, with product MMITARALSRTFRPARSEEVEAVRGIDLDVDDGELVAVLGPNGAGKTTLIRMLTTLLRPSGGTATVVGQDVRTEPAAVRRRIGYVGQGNAAGLYQRVDDELMSQCRAYGLRGSDGRRRVAELADAFSLGALLTRKGQTLSGGQRRRVDVAMGLVHHPSLLFLDEPSTGLDPQSRANLWGHIAEVRRASGMTILLTTHYLEEADLMAERVVVVDDGQVIADDAPARLKADLAGDRITVGLSSPDDVDAAATLGRELAGDGTCAVDGTELSLRATAGDEVLAGFLQHLARRGIEVARAVVERPTLDDVFLSLSGRSLREETIGTAEVEEVAA from the coding sequence ATGATGATCACCGCACGCGCGCTGTCGCGGACGTTCCGACCGGCGCGGTCGGAGGAGGTCGAGGCCGTCAGGGGCATCGACCTCGACGTGGACGACGGGGAGCTGGTCGCGGTGCTGGGGCCGAACGGCGCCGGCAAGACCACCCTCATCCGGATGCTGACGACGCTGCTGCGCCCCAGCGGCGGGACGGCGACGGTCGTCGGCCAGGACGTCCGCACCGAGCCGGCCGCCGTCCGCCGCCGCATCGGCTACGTCGGCCAGGGCAACGCCGCCGGGCTGTACCAGCGCGTCGACGACGAGCTGATGAGCCAGTGCCGCGCCTACGGGCTGCGTGGGTCGGACGGACGACGACGCGTCGCCGAGCTGGCGGACGCCTTCTCCCTCGGCGCCCTGCTCACGCGGAAGGGCCAGACGCTGTCGGGTGGTCAGCGCCGTCGGGTCGACGTCGCCATGGGGTTGGTCCACCACCCCTCCCTGCTGTTCCTCGACGAGCCGTCGACCGGGCTCGACCCGCAGAGCCGCGCGAACCTGTGGGGCCACATCGCCGAGGTGCGCCGTGCGAGCGGCATGACCATCCTCCTGACCACCCACTACCTGGAGGAGGCGGACCTGATGGCCGAGCGGGTCGTGGTCGTCGATGACGGGCAGGTGATCGCCGACGACGCACCAGCCCGGCTCAAGGCCGACCTGGCCGGCGACCGGATCACCGTCGGGCTCTCCTCGCCGGACGACGTGGACGCCGCGGCGACCCTGGGCCGCGAGCTGGCCGGCGACGGGACGTGCGCGGTCGACGGCACCGAGCTGTCGCTGCGGGCGACCGCGGGCGACGAGGTGCTGGCCGGGTTCCTGCAGCACCTGGCCCGGCGCGGCATCGAGGTGGCGCGCGCGGTCGTCGAGCGACCGACGCTCGACGACGTGTTCCTGTCCCTCAGCGGGCGCAGCCTGCGGGAGGAGACGATCGGCACGGCCGAGGTCGAGGAGGTGGCGGCGTGA
- a CDS encoding TetR/AcrR family transcriptional regulator, with amino-acid sequence MATDPDYPDHTRVLQLLWRGEEKPSPRTGLTAGRVVAAAVAVADEAGLGALSMRRVAERLGVGTMSLYTYVPGRAELIPLMVDEVMGELPVVTEHEGWRHALESVADGWWAAYRRHPWLLEVPVTRPVLGPHAFDRYEAELRIIDGLGLSDVEMNAAVELVRSHVVGSARRAIEIARDAERSGISDDQWWFSVLPTLERVTAGREYPVAGRVGATIAAPHSDPRDDLAFGLARILDGLELLISSRRG; translated from the coding sequence ATGGCGACCGATCCGGACTACCCCGACCACACCCGCGTGCTGCAGCTCCTGTGGCGGGGTGAGGAGAAGCCGTCACCGCGAACGGGGCTGACCGCCGGGCGGGTCGTGGCCGCCGCCGTGGCCGTGGCGGACGAGGCGGGGCTCGGGGCCCTGTCGATGCGGCGCGTCGCCGAGCGCCTCGGTGTGGGCACGATGTCGCTGTACACCTACGTCCCCGGTCGCGCCGAGCTGATCCCGCTCATGGTCGACGAGGTGATGGGCGAGCTGCCGGTGGTCACCGAGCACGAGGGCTGGCGGCACGCGCTCGAGTCCGTCGCCGACGGCTGGTGGGCGGCCTACCGCCGTCACCCCTGGCTCCTCGAGGTCCCGGTGACGCGGCCCGTCCTCGGCCCTCACGCGTTCGACCGCTACGAGGCCGAGCTCCGCATCATCGATGGGCTGGGGCTCAGCGACGTCGAGATGAACGCCGCGGTCGAGCTCGTCCGCAGCCACGTGGTCGGCAGCGCGCGCCGGGCGATCGAGATCGCCCGCGACGCCGAGCGGAGCGGCATCAGCGACGACCAGTGGTGGTTCAGCGTCCTGCCGACCCTCGAGCGGGTGACCGCCGGCCGCGAGTACCCCGTCGCCGGCCGGGTGGGGGCCACGATCGCGGCTCCGCACTCCGACCCGCGTGACGACCTGGCGTTCGGGCTGGCGCGGATCCTCGACGGCCTGGAGCTGCTGATCAGCTCCCGCCGCGGCTAG
- a CDS encoding lysophospholipid acyltransferase family protein, with the protein MTRASVVYGLLVATARLLYRVMGWRVEVVGGHLLPRTGPVVLVANHVSHVDPLYLAIAAARHGRRLSFLGKREVFQHPVLGPLGRWSDQIEVDRGGLAGDAVGAAVGVLRRGGAVCVFAEGTISPSFVPAPPRPGAARIAVEASVPLVPVALWGGQRIITKGRNAFYTRRVVQTVRFGAPIIAEGSEDPRQLTARAWQQVMHLVEASTAAYPQAPSGPEDRWWVPAHLGGTAPTVQEGLALLAREEEARRRRRQAELGSD; encoded by the coding sequence GTGACGCGCGCATCGGTGGTGTACGGCCTGCTGGTCGCCACCGCCCGGTTGCTCTACCGCGTGATGGGCTGGCGGGTCGAGGTGGTGGGCGGCCACCTGCTGCCTCGCACCGGGCCCGTCGTGCTGGTGGCCAACCACGTCAGCCACGTGGACCCCCTCTACCTCGCGATCGCCGCGGCCAGACACGGCCGACGCCTGTCGTTCCTCGGCAAGCGCGAGGTGTTCCAGCACCCGGTGCTCGGCCCCCTCGGCCGCTGGAGCGACCAGATCGAGGTCGACCGGGGCGGCCTGGCCGGCGACGCCGTCGGGGCGGCCGTCGGGGTCCTGCGGCGCGGCGGGGCGGTCTGCGTCTTCGCCGAGGGGACCATCTCGCCCTCGTTCGTCCCCGCACCCCCGCGGCCGGGCGCGGCCCGCATCGCCGTCGAGGCGAGCGTCCCCCTCGTCCCCGTCGCGCTCTGGGGCGGGCAGCGCATCATCACCAAGGGGCGCAACGCGTTCTACACGCGGCGGGTCGTCCAGACGGTGCGGTTCGGCGCGCCGATCATCGCCGAGGGGTCCGAGGACCCGCGGCAGCTGACGGCGCGCGCCTGGCAGCAGGTCATGCACCTCGTCGAGGCGTCCACGGCCGCGTACCCGCAGGCGCCGTCGGGACCGGAGGACCGCTGGTGGGTGCCGGCCCACCTCGGCGGGACCGCCCCGACCGTGCAGGAGGGCCTCGCGCTGCTGGCCCGCGAGGAGGAGGCGCGCCGGCGTCGACGCCAGGCCGAGCTGGGGTCGGACTAG
- a CDS encoding glycosyltransferase family 2 protein: MTDTAPLSACTLVRNRNAMLAAMLDGFARGTTWPAEVVVAHAGGEDPRAVIDPALPFDVRIIPLDVPDERIPYSTARNATAAAATSEAIVFMDADCIPAASCVAAFADALAAEDAVCIGDVRYLPPLDEVPADEAGLRAASRRHPAREEPPADGWVRSDRYELVWGLCLGLRRATFDRLGGFADGYHGYAGEDTDLAFTARAAGVPLLLVHGADVYHQHHDTFEPPLQQFRATLENARTFHRRWGWWPMGGWLDGFADLGLIERAGDDVVVLRDPTPEEVEAARQTIARPFREIGDDG; the protein is encoded by the coding sequence ATGACCGACACGGCCCCCCTCAGCGCCTGCACCCTGGTGCGCAACCGCAACGCGATGCTCGCGGCGATGCTCGACGGGTTCGCCCGCGGCACGACGTGGCCGGCCGAGGTCGTCGTCGCCCACGCCGGCGGCGAGGACCCGCGCGCGGTGATCGATCCCGCGCTGCCCTTCGACGTGCGCATCATCCCCCTCGACGTGCCCGACGAGCGGATCCCGTACTCGACGGCCCGGAACGCGACCGCGGCGGCCGCGACATCCGAGGCGATCGTGTTCATGGACGCCGACTGCATCCCCGCGGCGTCCTGCGTCGCGGCGTTCGCCGACGCGCTGGCCGCCGAGGACGCGGTGTGCATCGGCGACGTGCGGTACCTCCCGCCGCTCGACGAGGTCCCCGCCGACGAGGCGGGCCTGCGCGCCGCGTCCCGTCGCCACCCCGCCCGGGAGGAGCCGCCCGCGGACGGGTGGGTCCGCAGCGACCGCTACGAGCTCGTGTGGGGCCTGTGCCTCGGCCTGCGGCGCGCGACGTTCGACCGCCTGGGCGGGTTCGCCGACGGCTACCACGGCTACGCCGGGGAGGACACCGACCTCGCGTTCACCGCCCGGGCTGCCGGGGTGCCGCTGCTCCTGGTGCACGGCGCGGACGTGTACCACCAGCACCACGACACCTTCGAGCCGCCGCTGCAGCAGTTCCGGGCGACCCTCGAGAACGCCCGGACGTTCCACCGGCGCTGGGGGTGGTGGCCGATGGGCGGGTGGCTCGACGGCTTCGCCGACCTCGGGCTCATCGAGCGGGCGGGCGACGACGTGGTGGTCCTCCGCGACCCGACGCCGGAGGAGGTGGAGGCGGCGCGGCAGACGATCGCGCGCCCGTTCCGCGAGATCGGCGATGATGGCTGA
- a CDS encoding sulfotransferase: MAGDGTQVGGRRDVLVLGPPRSGTSMLAGLLAHSGWAVNGDLLPPTPANPRGFFESSAVNTLNDDLLEPHLARSAVPVARRHAWLAALPAPLDLTPSPAVRTRIAETVPPSPFVVKDPRLTMTLPAWVDALDGVALIAIVRHPAAVVDSLLREVARDVEYYEGLALDAERAFVVWQCLADHLIAHAEAHDITVLVHEELVSDGIRSALGRLATAVGGGIDSGFVERGLRRSTPDRALPGDVAERHAALLDLAVR, encoded by the coding sequence GTGGCTGGCGACGGGACACAGGTGGGTGGGCGACGGGACGTGCTCGTCCTCGGGCCGCCGCGGAGCGGCACGAGCATGCTGGCCGGCCTGCTCGCCCACAGCGGGTGGGCGGTCAACGGCGACCTGCTGCCGCCGACGCCCGCGAACCCCCGGGGGTTCTTCGAGTCCTCGGCGGTCAACACCCTGAACGACGACCTCCTCGAACCCCACCTCGCGCGCAGCGCCGTCCCGGTGGCTCGCCGTCACGCGTGGCTGGCCGCGCTGCCGGCGCCGCTCGACCTGACCCCGTCGCCGGCGGTGCGGACGCGCATCGCGGAGACCGTCCCGCCGTCGCCGTTCGTGGTCAAGGACCCCCGGCTCACGATGACGCTGCCGGCGTGGGTCGACGCCCTCGACGGCGTCGCGCTGATCGCCATCGTGCGGCACCCGGCTGCGGTCGTGGACAGCCTGCTCCGGGAGGTCGCCCGCGACGTCGAGTACTACGAGGGGCTGGCCCTCGACGCCGAGCGGGCCTTCGTCGTCTGGCAGTGCCTGGCCGATCACCTCATCGCCCACGCCGAAGCCCACGACATCACCGTGCTGGTCCACGAGGAGCTGGTGTCCGACGGGATCCGGTCGGCCCTCGGCCGCCTGGCGACGGCCGTCGGCGGCGGGATCGACTCCGGGTTCGTCGAGCGCGGTCTGCGCCGGTCCACCCCGGACCGCGCGCTGCCCGGCGACGTCGCCGAGCGCCACGCCGCGCTCCTCGACCTGGCGGTCCGCTGA
- a CDS encoding Stf0 family sulfotransferase: protein MRTAERRVRGTTRPDRSIVLCGSQRVGSTVLCDLLTTTGRLGHPKEYFLDDARSAFVRAWGLPADVDDATFLERAAVDGTSPNGVFAAKVMADQLGTLDRVTAGRGLHALPRPHAVLLTRRDKVAAAVSQWRAEVTGAWSSDRPPAEGPDPASADLGRIGVLHDRKHAEEARWRDRLAADGLPWFAATYEEWAPDPLVLVERVAAAVGADLRGTSPTTDLRPQRDEVNEEVAARWAADAGGCAACGV from the coding sequence ATGCGCACCGCCGAGCGGCGTGTCCGGGGCACCACGCGTCCCGACCGCTCGATCGTGCTCTGCGGCTCCCAGCGGGTGGGCTCGACGGTCCTGTGCGACCTGCTGACCACGACGGGTCGCCTCGGCCACCCCAAGGAGTACTTCCTCGACGACGCCCGGTCGGCGTTCGTCCGGGCGTGGGGCCTGCCCGCTGACGTGGACGACGCGACCTTCCTCGAGCGGGCGGCGGTGGACGGCACCAGCCCGAACGGGGTCTTCGCGGCGAAGGTGATGGCCGACCAGCTGGGAACCCTGGACCGCGTGACGGCCGGGCGCGGCCTGCACGCCCTCCCGCGCCCGCACGCGGTGCTCCTGACGCGGCGTGACAAGGTCGCGGCCGCGGTCTCGCAGTGGCGCGCCGAGGTGACGGGCGCCTGGTCGTCCGACCGACCCCCGGCGGAGGGGCCGGACCCCGCGTCGGCGGACCTCGGGCGCATCGGGGTGCTGCACGACCGCAAGCACGCCGAGGAGGCCCGGTGGCGCGACCGGCTGGCCGCCGACGGCCTGCCGTGGTTCGCGGCCACCTACGAGGAGTGGGCGCCCGACCCCCTCGTCCTGGTCGAGCGGGTCGCGGCCGCGGTGGGCGCGGACCTGCGGGGCACGTCGCCGACCACCGACCTGCGCCCGCAGCGCGACGAGGTCAACGAGGAGGTCGCTGCGCGCTGGGCGGCGGACGCGGGGGGCTGTGCGGCGTGCGGGGTGTGA